From one Candidatus Thioglobus sp. NP1 genomic stretch:
- the rsxB gene encoding electron transport complex subunit RsxB, giving the protein MNESFLILTGLGYAAKSNGGPLVDQIDAVLPQTQCAQCDYPGCRPYAEAIASGDAKVNQCPPGGQEGADALAELMGFKSILLDETHGETKPKRIALVDENACIGCTLCIKACPVDAFVGSSKVMTQVIAKECTGCDLCLPVCPVDCIEMIELQPTSKTPFINYLQYYESLNKKQIQEQEQRENARNRFKFREMRLERNKRERANLLESKMVALKKKMAKDKNQKEKIDAAMSRIKTSKVGNEVK; this is encoded by the coding sequence ATGAATGAGTCTTTTTTAATTCTTACCGGTTTAGGCTATGCAGCAAAGTCCAATGGTGGGCCATTAGTTGATCAAATAGATGCTGTATTGCCTCAAACTCAGTGCGCTCAGTGTGATTATCCAGGTTGTAGGCCATATGCTGAAGCAATAGCAAGTGGGGATGCTAAAGTAAATCAATGTCCTCCAGGAGGTCAAGAGGGTGCAGATGCCTTAGCAGAGCTTATGGGTTTTAAATCTATACTTTTAGATGAAACTCATGGCGAAACCAAACCAAAAAGAATTGCCTTAGTTGATGAAAACGCATGTATTGGCTGTACTTTGTGTATTAAAGCATGCCCAGTAGATGCATTTGTAGGTTCATCAAAGGTAATGACTCAGGTAATTGCTAAAGAATGTACAGGCTGTGATTTATGCCTCCCAGTTTGCCCAGTTGATTGTATTGAGATGATTGAACTTCAACCAACTAGTAAAACTCCTTTTATAAATTATCTTCAATACTATGAGTCGTTAAATAAAAAGCAAATACAAGAACAAGAGCAAAGAGAAAATGCAAGGAATAGATTTAAGTTTCGTGAAATGCGTTTAGAACGAAATAAGCGTGAAAGGGCTAATTTACTTGAGTCTAAGATGGTTGCATTAAAAAAGAAAATGGCAAAAGACAAAAATCAGAAGGAGAAGATTGATGCAGCAATGTCAAGGATCAAGACTTCCAAGGTAGGAAATGAAGTTAAGTGA
- a CDS encoding ferredoxin--NADP reductase produces MSTLMTERVTHVHHWNDTLFSFRTTRDPGYRFKNGHFTMIGLPSDGKPLMRAYSITSANHENELEFFSIKVPDGALTSKLQNLAVGDEVLVGKRSTGTLIPDNMLPGRYLYLLCTGTGLAPFMSIIKDPEIYDQFDRVILAHGVRQISELAYADYIENVLPNDEYMGEIVREKLVYYPTVTREPFKNNGRLTTLMSSGKLFLDLDQPYPNLEDDRFMICGSPSMLKELVDMLEARSFIEARNVKPGHFVIERAFVES; encoded by the coding sequence ATGTCGACATTAATGACTGAGCGAGTTACCCATGTTCATCATTGGAATGATACGTTATTTAGCTTTCGCACCACACGTGATCCAGGCTATCGTTTTAAAAATGGCCACTTCACTATGATTGGACTCCCTTCAGATGGAAAGCCACTTATGCGTGCCTATAGTATCACCAGTGCAAACCATGAAAATGAACTAGAGTTCTTCAGTATTAAGGTGCCTGACGGTGCTCTCACCTCTAAACTACAAAACCTTGCAGTAGGTGATGAAGTGCTTGTTGGTAAGCGCTCAACGGGAACCCTAATCCCTGATAATATGCTTCCTGGACGCTATCTATACCTACTTTGTACTGGGACTGGTTTAGCACCATTTATGAGTATTATTAAAGATCCTGAAATTTATGATCAATTCGACAGAGTTATTTTGGCTCATGGTGTGCGCCAAATTTCTGAATTGGCTTATGCCGATTACATCGAGAATGTTTTACCAAATGATGAATATATGGGTGAAATAGTTCGCGAAAAGTTAGTTTACTATCCAACAGTAACTCGCGAACCTTTTAAAAATAATGGAAGACTGACAACGCTTATGAGTTCTGGTAAATTATTTTTAGATTTAGATCAGCCCTATCCAAATTTAGAAGACGATCGTTTCATGATTTGTGGAAGCCCAAGTATGCTTAAGGAGCTAGTTGATATGCTTGAAGCAAGAAGTTTTATTGAGGCTCGAAATGTAAAGCCTGGACACTTTGTTATTGAGAGAGCTTTCGTCGAATCCTAG
- a CDS encoding sulfite exporter TauE/SafE family protein, with the protein MTFTSLELVLIAFIFTWIGFVRTGLGFGGAVLGLPILMLIGGSPIDWLPIIGIHLLFFSGITLSNSLKEVDWVYLKKSLPWILPAKIIGVIGLISLSPNIMTVIVYLITSLYALTWINNRQFISKKSWVNNILLFFGGYLSGTSLMGGVLLVAVYMSYVDIKRLRNTLFVLWFFLVSIKMAAFLAVGVFVDWQFSLMLIPVAALGHFIGLRVHDRMIQNDTKFKRWMGSVLILVCIVGLLKVFFN; encoded by the coding sequence ATGACTTTTACGTCTCTAGAATTAGTATTAATTGCTTTTATTTTTACTTGGATTGGATTTGTTCGAACTGGCCTTGGCTTTGGTGGGGCTGTTTTAGGGCTTCCAATTTTAATGCTTATTGGTGGCTCCCCAATTGATTGGCTTCCAATAATTGGAATCCACTTACTGTTTTTTTCTGGCATTACTCTTTCGAACTCATTAAAGGAAGTGGACTGGGTATATTTGAAAAAATCGCTGCCCTGGATATTGCCTGCAAAAATAATTGGTGTGATAGGTCTTATTAGTCTTTCACCAAATATTATGACTGTCATTGTTTATTTAATAACAAGTTTATATGCCTTAACTTGGATAAATAATAGACAATTTATTTCAAAAAAGAGCTGGGTAAATAACATACTTTTATTTTTTGGTGGTTATTTATCTGGTACCTCTTTAATGGGCGGTGTTCTATTAGTTGCTGTCTATATGAGCTATGTGGATATAAAAAGACTAAGAAATACCTTGTTTGTTTTATGGTTTTTCTTGGTTTCAATCAAGATGGCAGCTTTCTTAGCAGTTGGTGTATTTGTAGATTGGCAATTCTCTTTAATGCTTATCCCAGTAGCTGCTTTAGGGCATTTCATTGGCCTCAGAGTTCATGATAGGATGATTCAAAATGATACAAAATTCAAACGTTGGATGGGGAGCGTTCTTATATTAGTCTGTATAGTTGGCTTACTTAAAGTTTTTTTTAATTAG
- the glmM gene encoding phosphoglucosamine mutase yields the protein MSNFFGTDGIRGEVGKAPITADFILKVGWAVGSVLRESGSASVIIGKDTRVSGYLFESALEAGFLSAGVNVGMLGPMPSPAIAYLTQAFGADAGVVISASHNQFQDNGVKFFSSKGVKFGDDVQKAIEDKLSTPMLSVDSASIGKAKRYGQALGRYIEFCKSTFDKNCDLSNLKIIIDCANGATYHIAEDVFSELGASVLMINNNPDGYNINRDCGATDTRHLQQEVKDQNADIGIAFDGDGDRLIMVDHKGEEVDGDELVAIIAASWKKAGYLKSNTVVGTKMTNLGIRKALAEQDIKFIEANVGDRYVMEKLIQNEAVLGGEGSGHIICLNKSTSGDAIIAALQVLEVIAKSGKSLNTLKNNMSKFPQILINIKTNTQQDPIDNKVINEAIKSVEKKLSNSGRVLIRKSGTEPLIRVMVESDNLDLARESANYLAEIIKNK from the coding sequence TTGAGTAATTTTTTTGGAACTGATGGTATTAGAGGAGAGGTTGGTAAAGCGCCAATTACAGCTGACTTTATATTAAAGGTTGGTTGGGCGGTTGGATCAGTCTTGAGAGAAAGTGGGAGTGCTAGTGTTATCATAGGAAAAGATACTCGAGTATCTGGGTACTTATTTGAGTCTGCCCTTGAGGCAGGCTTTTTATCAGCAGGTGTTAATGTAGGAATGTTAGGTCCAATGCCTTCTCCAGCAATTGCCTATTTGACTCAAGCTTTTGGAGCGGATGCTGGAGTTGTAATAAGTGCTTCGCATAATCAGTTCCAAGATAATGGCGTTAAGTTTTTCTCGAGTAAGGGCGTAAAGTTTGGAGATGATGTTCAAAAAGCAATAGAAGATAAGCTATCTACCCCAATGTTAAGTGTAGATTCTGCCTCTATTGGAAAAGCAAAGAGATATGGACAGGCGTTAGGAAGATATATAGAGTTCTGTAAATCAACATTTGATAAAAATTGTGACCTCTCAAATCTTAAAATTATTATTGATTGCGCAAATGGTGCGACGTATCATATTGCAGAGGATGTATTCTCAGAGCTTGGTGCATCAGTCTTGATGATTAATAATAACCCTGATGGCTACAATATCAATCGTGATTGTGGAGCAACTGATACAAGACACCTTCAGCAAGAAGTAAAGGATCAAAATGCTGATATTGGTATTGCATTTGACGGCGATGGTGACAGATTAATAATGGTTGATCATAAGGGTGAGGAGGTTGATGGTGATGAGCTGGTTGCTATAATTGCCGCTTCATGGAAGAAAGCTGGGTATCTAAAGTCGAATACAGTTGTGGGCACCAAAATGACTAATCTAGGAATTCGTAAAGCACTTGCAGAGCAAGATATTAAGTTCATTGAGGCTAATGTTGGTGATAGATATGTAATGGAAAAATTGATTCAAAATGAAGCTGTTCTTGGAGGTGAAGGTTCAGGACATATTATTTGCCTAAATAAATCAACTTCTGGAGATGCTATTATTGCAGCACTTCAAGTATTAGAGGTGATAGCTAAGTCAGGAAAATCTCTAAATACTTTAAAAAATAATATGAGTAAGTTTCCGCAAATACTTATTAATATTAAAACAAATACTCAACAAGATCCGATTGATAATAAAGTAATAAATGAGGCTATAAAAAGCGTTGAAAAAAAGCTATCGAATTCTGGTCGAGTTCTGATTAGAAAATCGGGCACTGAGCCACTTATCAGAGTAATGGTTGAAAGCGATAATCTTGATTTAGCTAGAGAAAGTGCAAATTATTTAGCTGAAATAATTAAAAATAAATAA
- the folP gene encoding dihydropteroate synthase, whose protein sequence is MVNKPIIMGVLNVTPDSFSDGGLFIKSSSAIAQAKIMVEEGAGIIDIGGESTRPGAPEVSVENELKRVMPVIEALSGNINVPISIDTSKPEVMQKAFEAGASIINDVNALRAEGAVEMAVSLRADVCLMHMQGTPRTMQNNPSYENVVSDIKVFFQERIDECQRAGMELRAITLDPGFGFGKNLGHNIALLKNLSEFHEFGVSILAGLSRKSMIGSLLGNKDVDSRMIGSVTAALIAVENGADIIRVHDVAETKDALTVWQQIKNFRG, encoded by the coding sequence ATGGTCAATAAACCAATCATCATGGGTGTGCTGAATGTTACACCCGACTCTTTCTCTGATGGTGGTTTGTTTATTAAGTCCTCTAGTGCAATTGCACAGGCAAAAATAATGGTCGAAGAAGGTGCTGGTATTATTGATATTGGTGGTGAATCAACCCGCCCAGGTGCTCCCGAAGTAAGTGTTGAAAATGAATTGAAGCGGGTGATGCCAGTTATTGAAGCCTTAAGTGGTAATATTAATGTACCAATCTCTATTGATACATCAAAGCCAGAAGTTATGCAGAAAGCCTTTGAAGCAGGTGCTAGTATCATTAATGATGTTAATGCACTTCGTGCTGAAGGTGCTGTTGAAATGGCTGTTTCATTACGTGCAGATGTTTGCTTAATGCATATGCAAGGAACGCCAAGAACCATGCAAAATAATCCCTCATATGAAAACGTTGTAAGTGACATCAAAGTTTTTTTTCAAGAGAGGATTGATGAATGTCAGCGAGCTGGAATGGAGCTTAGGGCAATTACTCTTGATCCTGGGTTTGGTTTTGGAAAGAATTTAGGTCATAATATAGCTTTGTTAAAAAATCTGTCCGAATTTCATGAGTTTGGCGTTTCAATTTTAGCTGGGTTGTCTAGAAAATCAATGATTGGTTCCTTGTTAGGCAATAAAGATGTTGATTCAAGGATGATAGGAAGTGTTACAGCAGCTCTTATTGCTGTTGAAAATGGAGCTGATATCATAAGGGTTCATGATGTTGCAGAGACAAAAGATGCACTTACAGTATGGCAACAAATTAAGAACTTTAGGGGGTAG
- the ftsH gene encoding ATP-dependent zinc metalloprotease FtsH has translation MYKNILLWLVLGSVLASLFGQFNGTSETNEVSYSKFIQNVKQGNVSSVKIAGSNITGVTALGEKFETYSPGDLGLMGDLLNNGVSVQATPPAKESFVKQLIISLAPILLLIGVILYTMKGAGGAMGGKNPMSFGKSKARLISKDESHVTFEDVAGVDEAKEEVGELVDFLSDPSKFTKVGGKIPKGVLMVGPPGTGKTLLAKAVAGEADVPFFFISGSDFVEMFVGVGASRVRDMFEQAKKHAPCIIFIDEIDAVGRQRGAGMGGGHDEREQTLNQMLVEMDGFEGSEGIIVVAATNRPDVLDPALLRPGRFDRTVTVGLPDINGRDAILKVHMRKLPIAKNVKSMDIARGTPGFSGADLANLANEAALIAARFSKELVGMREFEKAKDKIMMGAERKGMVMDASEKEMTAYHEAGHAIVGRLMPEHDPVYKVSIIPRGRALGVTMFLPEKDSYSISKRKLNSQVASLFGGRIAEEVVYGEDAVTTGASNDIERATEIAHKMVKLWGMSTVMGPMAYGEDEGEVFLGRQVTKHKHISDETFTKVDSEIRKIIDTNYSLAYKIIEENRDILDAMAAALVEYETIDTNQIDDLMARVPIREAADIVDSDQVSSDLGTGRGDATSSKPSADEKQDPEGSTGEFA, from the coding sequence ATGTATAAAAATATATTATTGTGGTTAGTCTTAGGAAGCGTTCTAGCTTCTCTTTTTGGGCAGTTCAATGGAACTAGTGAAACTAATGAGGTAAGTTACTCAAAATTTATTCAAAACGTTAAACAGGGCAATGTTTCTAGCGTTAAGATTGCTGGTAGTAATATTACTGGTGTTACTGCATTAGGCGAGAAATTTGAAACTTATAGTCCAGGTGATCTAGGTTTAATGGGAGATCTTCTTAATAATGGAGTTTCTGTCCAAGCAACCCCCCCTGCTAAAGAGAGTTTTGTAAAGCAATTAATAATTTCACTTGCTCCAATACTGCTCTTAATTGGTGTTATTTTGTACACTATGAAGGGTGCTGGTGGTGCCATGGGCGGAAAGAATCCAATGTCATTTGGAAAATCAAAAGCCAGATTAATCTCTAAAGATGAATCTCATGTTACATTTGAAGATGTTGCTGGCGTCGACGAGGCTAAAGAAGAGGTTGGTGAGCTTGTAGACTTCCTTTCAGATCCTTCTAAATTTACTAAGGTCGGTGGAAAAATTCCAAAAGGTGTTCTTATGGTTGGACCTCCTGGAACTGGAAAAACTTTATTAGCTAAAGCAGTTGCTGGAGAAGCGGATGTTCCGTTCTTTTTCATCTCTGGATCAGACTTCGTTGAAATGTTTGTTGGAGTAGGTGCTTCGAGAGTTCGTGATATGTTTGAACAGGCCAAGAAACATGCGCCTTGTATTATTTTTATTGATGAGATTGATGCCGTTGGTCGCCAGCGTGGAGCTGGAATGGGTGGTGGGCATGATGAGCGTGAACAAACACTAAACCAAATGCTAGTTGAAATGGATGGATTTGAAGGTTCAGAAGGGATTATTGTTGTTGCAGCGACTAATCGACCTGATGTTCTAGACCCAGCTTTACTAAGGCCAGGAAGATTTGATAGAACGGTTACTGTTGGTTTACCTGATATTAATGGTCGTGATGCTATCTTAAAAGTACATATGAGAAAACTTCCAATTGCTAAAAATGTTAAATCTATGGATATTGCAAGAGGAACCCCAGGTTTTTCTGGCGCAGACTTAGCTAATCTGGCTAATGAGGCAGCTTTAATTGCAGCACGCTTTAGTAAAGAGCTAGTTGGAATGCGTGAATTTGAAAAAGCAAAAGACAAGATTATGATGGGTGCAGAGCGCAAAGGCATGGTGATGGATGCCTCAGAAAAAGAAATGACTGCATACCATGAGGCTGGTCATGCAATAGTTGGAAGATTAATGCCAGAACATGACCCAGTATACAAAGTCAGTATTATTCCTAGAGGAAGAGCCTTAGGTGTAACTATGTTTCTACCTGAAAAAGATAGTTATAGTATTTCTAAGCGCAAGCTTAATTCTCAAGTAGCCTCACTTTTTGGTGGTCGTATTGCCGAGGAAGTTGTTTACGGAGAAGATGCTGTAACAACTGGAGCCAGTAACGATATTGAGCGAGCGACTGAAATTGCTCATAAGATGGTTAAGCTTTGGGGCATGTCAACAGTTATGGGTCCTATGGCTTATGGTGAAGATGAAGGTGAGGTTTTTTTAGGTCGCCAAGTTACAAAACATAAGCATATTTCTGATGAGACCTTTACTAAGGTTGATAGTGAGATTCGCAAGATTATTGATACAAATTACTCATTAGCCTATAAGATCATTGAAGAAAATAGAGATATATTAGATGCAATGGCTGCTGCACTTGTTGAGTATGAAACTATTGATACTAATCAAATAGATGATTTGATGGCAAGAGTCCCTATTAGAGAAGCGGCTGATATTGTAGACTCTGATCAAGTTTCCTCTGATCTTGGAACTGGGCGAGGAGATGCTACAAGTTCTAAACCATCTGCAGATGAAAAACAAGACCCTGAGGGAAGTACTGGCGAGTTCGCTTAG
- the holA gene encoding DNA polymerase III subunit delta, with protein MNIKPEQLSNNLASGIKPIYFVFGAEILLVEQSLTLIKDFAKEQGFSERTRFDIDGNFSWDAIFGLIASPSLFAEKRIIECRLTTGKIGIKGSKALAELTEILPDDILLIISTGKLDIAQQKSKWFKALDKNGVTIQHWEVQSDQLVGWLLNQMRQLGLNQNNDVANAIAYATEGNLLAAMQEIQKLQIAYPDGNIAADQYLNQIDQQSQYSVFGLIDAALKGDSIKVNKIFNFLEDDASPPVIIISSLYREIKSLATMSIELKQNQKIDAIFNNHRVWQKRKPLVSNALKMHSYQKLQKLLLTLGRIDRSVKGMDNLNVYDELRSVVITLSGKNQWTQ; from the coding sequence ATGAACATAAAACCTGAACAACTCTCAAATAACCTTGCAAGCGGTATTAAGCCAATTTATTTTGTGTTTGGAGCAGAAATACTATTAGTTGAACAATCCTTAACATTAATTAAAGATTTTGCAAAAGAACAAGGCTTTAGTGAACGCACTCGATTTGATATTGATGGTAATTTTTCTTGGGATGCAATCTTTGGCCTAATTGCAAGTCCATCACTTTTTGCTGAAAAACGAATCATTGAGTGCCGACTCACAACTGGGAAAATTGGTATTAAAGGATCTAAAGCTCTCGCTGAGCTAACTGAAATTCTGCCAGATGATATTTTGCTAATAATTTCTACAGGCAAACTAGATATAGCTCAGCAAAAAAGTAAGTGGTTTAAGGCATTAGACAAAAATGGGGTTACCATTCAGCACTGGGAAGTTCAAAGTGATCAACTTGTAGGGTGGCTTCTTAATCAAATGAGACAGCTAGGCTTAAATCAGAATAATGATGTTGCAAATGCAATAGCTTATGCTACCGAAGGAAATCTTTTAGCAGCAATGCAAGAAATTCAAAAACTTCAAATTGCTTATCCAGATGGTAATATTGCTGCCGATCAATATCTAAATCAAATTGATCAGCAGTCACAATACTCAGTCTTTGGCCTAATTGATGCTGCTCTTAAGGGTGATTCTATTAAAGTTAATAAAATTTTTAACTTTCTTGAGGATGATGCATCACCACCAGTAATAATCATTTCATCACTCTACCGCGAAATAAAGTCATTAGCTACAATGTCAATCGAACTCAAACAAAATCAAAAAATTGATGCAATCTTTAATAATCATAGAGTTTGGCAAAAAAGAAAGCCATTAGTCTCAAATGCTTTAAAAATGCATAGTTACCAAAAACTTCAAAAATTACTTTTAACGCTTGGACGTATTGACCGCTCTGTAAAAGGCATGGATAATCTTAATGTTTATGATGAATTACGAAGTGTCGTAATTACTTTATCGGGTAAAAATCAATGGACTCAATAA
- a CDS encoding glutamate-5-semialdehyde dehydrogenase, with protein sequence MDSISQLIASIGQKAKKASNSLRVASTSAKNNALVNIAKEIKKNQGAILDANNKDLLIAKNNNIDDALLDRLMLNEERLLGVIEGLEQIVSLDDPIGDVSELVKRPSGIEIGKMSVPLGVIGMIYESRPNVTIDAAALCIKSGNAVILRGGSEAINSNMAFYDCIKNGLINAGLDQNSVQLIEITDREAVIELVKASDYVDAIIPRGGKGLIKNVSNHARVPVIKHLDGVCHTYLDEDADPQKGIDIAFNGKTRRYGVCNATETLLVHKNFDNKALDQLIKLYFDKGVELRGCEVSQKLSNNILGATEEDWSEEYLAPILSIKMVNSVDEAISHIEKYGSSHTDAIVTENKAHSDKFLAEVDSSSVMVNASTGFADGFEYGLGAEIGISTGKFHVRGPVGLEGLTSQKYIIMGDGQTRP encoded by the coding sequence ATGGACTCAATAAGTCAACTAATAGCAAGCATTGGACAAAAGGCAAAAAAAGCCTCTAACTCGTTACGTGTTGCAAGCACTTCTGCCAAGAATAATGCTTTAGTTAATATTGCTAAGGAAATTAAAAAGAACCAAGGTGCTATCCTTGATGCCAATAATAAAGATTTACTTATCGCAAAAAATAATAATATTGATGATGCACTATTAGATCGCCTAATGCTCAATGAAGAAAGACTTTTAGGGGTTATAGAGGGTCTTGAACAGATTGTATCTCTTGATGATCCCATTGGAGATGTTTCAGAATTAGTTAAAAGACCAAGTGGTATTGAAATTGGCAAAATGAGCGTTCCTCTTGGAGTCATTGGGATGATCTATGAGTCTCGGCCAAATGTTACTATTGATGCAGCAGCATTATGCATAAAGTCGGGTAATGCTGTCATTCTAAGAGGTGGCTCTGAAGCAATTAATTCAAATATGGCTTTTTATGATTGCATAAAAAATGGACTCATTAATGCAGGCCTTGACCAGAACTCAGTTCAACTTATTGAGATAACTGATCGTGAGGCAGTAATAGAACTTGTTAAGGCTAGTGACTATGTAGATGCTATTATCCCTAGGGGTGGCAAGGGACTTATTAAAAATGTAAGTAATCATGCTAGAGTTCCAGTAATCAAACATCTTGATGGTGTTTGTCATACCTACCTCGATGAAGACGCTGATCCACAAAAAGGGATCGATATTGCCTTCAATGGTAAAACTCGTCGCTACGGAGTCTGTAACGCAACAGAGACTCTTCTTGTCCATAAGAATTTTGATAACAAAGCACTTGATCAATTAATAAAACTTTATTTTGATAAAGGAGTGGAGCTTAGGGGATGTGAGGTATCACAAAAACTTTCAAACAATATTCTTGGCGCCACAGAAGAGGACTGGAGTGAAGAATATCTTGCTCCAATTCTTTCAATTAAAATGGTCAACTCAGTTGATGAGGCCATCTCTCATATTGAGAAATATGGCTCTTCACATACTGATGCAATAGTTACTGAAAACAAAGCTCATTCAGATAAATTCCTGGCAGAAGTCGACTCTTCTTCTGTTATGGTTAATGCTTCAACGGGTTTTGCTGATGGTTTTGAATATGGACTTGGTGCAGAAATTGGGATTAGTACTGGAAAATTTCATGTCAGAGGCCCTGTTGGTCTTGAAGGATTGACATCACAAAAATATATCATCATGGGTGATGGACAAACAAGGCCATAA
- the tyrS gene encoding tyrosine--tRNA ligase — translation MTIKETLAIIQRGTDEILPLNELKTKLEKNKPLRIKLGLDPTAPDLHLGHTVVINKLKQLQDLGHEIIFLIGDFTGMIGDPTGKNVTRKPLTKEEVIENAKSYEEQVFKILDKDKTKIAFNSEWMGKMSSTEMISLASKHTVARMLERDDFSKRYKSNQAISIHEFLYPLVQGFDSVALQADMELGGTDQKFNLLVGRDLQKQSGMEPQVILTMPLLEGLDGVQKMSKSLDNYIGIDETPDSMFGKIMSISDELMWRYLELLSFESLETLESWKKEVKDGENPRNIKFRLAEEIITRFHNNEQAKKAQQNFIDRFAKNQTPDEMDEFTFDQGMKIANLLKDSNLVSSTSEAFRMIKQGAAKIDGEKINDKDLIPNKGTSVYQVGKRKFARITIS, via the coding sequence ATGACAATTAAAGAAACACTAGCTATCATCCAACGAGGAACGGATGAAATTCTCCCTCTTAATGAACTCAAGACTAAACTAGAAAAAAACAAACCTTTGCGAATTAAATTAGGTCTCGATCCAACGGCGCCAGATCTTCATCTTGGGCATACTGTTGTTATTAATAAACTAAAGCAGCTTCAAGATCTTGGTCATGAAATTATTTTCTTGATTGGAGATTTCACAGGAATGATTGGAGATCCAACTGGAAAGAATGTTACTCGTAAGCCACTAACTAAAGAAGAAGTAATCGAAAATGCTAAGAGTTATGAAGAACAAGTATTCAAAATATTAGATAAAGATAAAACTAAAATTGCTTTTAATTCTGAATGGATGGGCAAGATGAGTTCTACTGAAATGATTTCTCTAGCATCAAAGCATACGGTTGCAAGAATGCTGGAACGTGATGATTTCTCAAAGCGGTATAAATCTAATCAAGCAATTTCGATACATGAGTTTTTATACCCATTAGTTCAAGGCTTTGATTCGGTTGCTCTTCAGGCTGACATGGAGCTTGGAGGCACAGATCAAAAATTTAATCTTTTAGTTGGTAGAGATCTTCAAAAGCAATCTGGAATGGAGCCTCAAGTAATTCTAACTATGCCTCTTCTGGAAGGTCTCGATGGCGTTCAAAAGATGAGTAAGTCTCTTGATAACTATATTGGTATTGATGAGACTCCTGATAGTATGTTTGGAAAGATAATGTCAATTTCAGATGAGTTGATGTGGCGTTATCTTGAGCTTCTTAGCTTCGAATCACTTGAGACCCTTGAATCCTGGAAGAAGGAGGTTAAAGATGGTGAGAATCCAAGAAATATTAAATTCCGCTTAGCTGAAGAAATTATTACGCGCTTTCATAACAATGAACAGGCCAAAAAAGCTCAGCAAAACTTTATAGATCGATTTGCTAAAAATCAAACCCCAGATGAGATGGATGAATTTACCTTTGATCAGGGCATGAAGATTGCAAATCTTCTTAAAGACTCGAATCTAGTTAGCTCAACTTCTGAAGCCTTTCGTATGATAAAGCAGGGTGCTGCTAAGATCGACGGTGAAAAAATTAATGATAAAGATTTAATTCCTAATAAAGGCACGTCAGTTTATCAAGTTGGTAAGAGAAAATTTGCGAGAATTACAATTAGCTAA